A segment of the Candidatus Methylomirabilota bacterium genome:
CACGCGGGCGAGAGCGAGCTCGATCGATCCCTCGCCCATCTGCTGCGGGCCGAGCTTCTGCGCGAATGGGCCCATGCGCCCGAGCGACAGTACATCTTCAAGCACGCGCTCACCCAGGAGGCGGCCTATGCGTCGATCCTCCACGAGCAGCGGCGGACCCTGCATCGCGAGGCCGCGACATTCCTCGAGCGGGAGACGGCCGCCGCGCCCGACCGGGCGCCCTTGCTCGCGCATCACTGGCTGAGGGCGTAGGATTGGGAGAAGGCCCTCACGTACTCCATCGAAGCCGCCGGGCGGGCGCAGGCCCTCTACGCACGGCCGGAAGCGATTGCCCATTACTGGCAGGCCCTCGCGCTTCTCGAGCGACTGCCTCCCACCGCGGAGCGGACACGCACGTACGCCGACGTCGTGCTGGCGCTCGAGACGTTGCCCGGTTGGCGCCGAACGGAGCGGGAGCGAGAAGACGGCTTTCGACATCTCGAACGCGCCCGTCAAGCGACGTCCGAGCTCGGGGACGAGGCCCGGGTGGCACGGCTCGAGGGTGTGATCGCGTGGCACCGGGGGGAGGAGGCGGGCCTCCGCCGAGCCTTGCGGCGCGCCGAGCAAGCGCGAGACGAGGAAGCGTGTGCACGGATCAGCCTCTACTACGCCGGGCACCTCGGTCAGGTCGCGAGGTACGAGGAGTCGCTGACGTATACCGACCAGGGCGTGGCCGCATTGGGTCGCCTGGGACAGGTGCACGATCAGGCGTATGAGATGGCCACGAGCGGCCGCTGCTATTCATCCCGCGCCGGACACCTCGCGAAAGCCCTGGACTACGCGATGCGTGCCCGGGCCCTTGGCGATGGTCTCGGCGATGCGCGACTCAAGGCATGGCGAACGATGGAGGCCGAGCCCTACATGTACAAGGGCCTCTGGCTCGACGTGACCCGTGTCGTCGAGGAAGGTCTCCCATTGGCGTGGGAGATCAGGGAGTGGCCCGTGATCTTCTGGACCTCGGCCTGGGGGGCCATCGCGCATGTGAAGCTCGGGCAGCACGCGGAGGCCCGACGGCTGCTGGACCGCGCGATACCGGCATGTGAAGCCACCAGCTATACGTATGGGTGGAACATGATCTTCCTTCAGGTGGCGCTGGCCGACCTCGAGCTCGCCGTCGGTAATGTGCCGGCCGCGCTGGCCGCCGCCCGCCGAGCGGTCGACATAGCCAAAGAAAGCCACTACCGCATGGAGCAAGGCGCCGCGCTTCGTGTGCTCGGTCAGGCCTGCGAGGCCGTGGATGACCGAGCCGCGGCCGAAGACGCGTTCCGGCAAAGCGTGGCGGTGCTCGAAGCCACTCAGTCCCGGCCAGAGCTGGGCCAGACCTTGCTCGCGTACGGGCGGTTCGGCTCGCGCGGCGGTGCCCCCGCCGGACGCGTTCTCATCGAACGCGCCCTCGCGCTGTTCGAGGAGATGGACGCCACCGGCTGGATCGCCGAGGCGCGCGCCGCGCTCTAGGCGAAGACGAAGGCGCGGCGGGGGTTGTCCACGATGAGCCCGCGGATCGCGCGGTCGTCGAGCCCCTTGCGGCGTAGGCGGGGCAGCACGTTCAGCAGCAGGTGGTGATAGCCGAAGCCGCCCCACTTGGTCAGGCAGTGCTTGTAGGCGATGTCGTGGGACATCAGCAGCTGCCGCGCGCGCCCGTCCTCGATGAGCCGGAGGATCTGCCCCATGCGTCCGCCGTCGTTGGGCATGTCGAAGTCGGGATTGTAGGGGTAGTAGGACGTCTCCAGACCGAAGAGGTCATACTCGAGGTAGCAGCCGGTCTGGGCGAGATCCATCAGGTGCTTGCGGTCCGCGATCGTGCGGTCGATGTGGCACATGATCGTCCGCTTGAGGTTGCCGCCCTCCTTCGCGACCACGTCGAGAATCTGCTGGGGCGCTCGGGGATTGCGCCCGGGGTGGATCATGAGCGGCGCGCCCGTCTCGCGCTGTGCCGCCACCGCCGCGCGGAGCACCTTCTTCTCCTCGTCGGTCCACGGCCAGCTGCACCCGATCTCGCCGATGAGCCCCGCGCGCACCCCCGTCGCGCCGACGCCCACCGTGATGTCGCCCACGATCTCGCGGGTGATGTCCTCGATCCCACGTCGTGCTAGCGCAGAAGGATGAGCGGCCTGGACGTAGTAGCCCGAGCCCATCACGATGTGGAGCCCGGTGGCGCGGGCGATCCGTGCGAGGCCCTCGGGATCGCGCGAGAGCCCGCCGTTGGTGGGATCCACCATGGTCTGGCCGCCCGCGTGCTTGAAGAGCAGCGCCTCGTCGCGCGCCACGTCCTCGTCGAGCAGGCGGAGGTTGTCGAGGTTCGAGGAGAAGTTCTGCCGAATCCAGCCGAGATTCGCCATGCTCACCGGAGCCAGCGCGCGCCCCTTGTCGGCGGCGGCGTCCGGCTCCTTGAACATCACCTTGAAATCGATGAGGAGATGCTCGTGGGGAAGCGTGATCCCCATGGCGTCGCCGTCCACGGCGCCGAGCACGGTCTGCGCTTTTCCGGACAGGGGGGTTTTGGGCATGCGGGGACTCTAGCACTGCCGCCTCGCGTGTGATATACGCTGCGCAAGCCTTGAGGTCATCGCCGCCCTCTCCCACTCACGCCCGGACCCGTGAACCGAGGAGGACATACATGAAGCGATGGGCATTGCCGGCTTTCGTCCTGACCCTTGTCCTCAGCCTGCCCCCGTCGCTCCACGCGCAGGCCAAGGACACCCTGACCGTCGCGCTCGTGTCGCACGCGCCTACCCTCGATCCCCACATGCACTTCGAGCGGGTGGGCATCCTCGTCAACATCAACATGTTCGACTCCCTCCTGCACCGGAACACCAAGCTCGAGTTCGAGCCGTCCATCGCCACGTCGTGGAAAGCCCTGAACGACACCCAGTGGGAGTTCAAGATCCGCAAGGGCGTGCGCTTTCACAACGGCGAGACCCTCACGCCCGAGGACGTGAAGTATTCCTTCGACCGCGTGATCGACCAGACGAAGAAGTCCCCCCAGTACGGGAACATCCGCGCGATCAAGGAAGTGCGGGTGGTGAACGCCGACACCGTGCACATCATCACCGACAAGCCCTTCCCGCTCCTCCTCGAGCGCCTCGTGTTCTTTCCGATCGTCCCGAAGAAGCACATCGAGGCGGTGGGGGACCAGGCCTTCGGCTCCACCGCGCCGGTGGGCACCGGCCCGTGGAAGTTCGTCGAGTGGAAGCGCGACCAGTACATCAAGCTCGAGGCCTTCGACCAGCACTGGCGCGGCAAGCCCGCCTTCAAGTATCTCGTCTTCCGGGCCATCCCCGAGATTGCGACGCAGGTGGCCGAAATCAAGACGGGCGGAGTGGACCTGATGCGCAACGTCTCCGCCGATCTCCTGCCCGAGTTCAAGACCCACCCGCAGGCGTACATCTCCTCGACCCCCATCCTCCGCGTCCACTACCTGGCGCTCGACATGCGGTCCGCGCCCTTCGACAAGCGGCCGGCGCGGCAGGCGGCCAACTACGCCATCGACAAGGGCACGGTGATCCAGAAGCTCATGGCCGGCCTGGGCACGCAGACGGCCACCGTCGTGCAGCCGCTGGCCTTCGGCTTCGACCCCAGCGTGAAGCCCTATCCGTACGACGCGAAGAAGGCCAAGGAGCTGCTCGCGCAGGCCGGCTATCCCAACGGAGTGGACATCACGCTCCACAGCGCCTTCGTCGAGTTCCGGCCGGTGTTCGAGGCCATCTGCCAGATGCTCACCGAGGTCGGCATCCGTACGACGCCCAAGATGTGGGACCCGGGACCCGCGTGGAACAAGTTCTTCCAGACCGAGGGGAAGGCCACCAACGGCTACTACGGCTCCTGGGGCAATTACTCGGTGTTCGACGCTGACGCGGTGTTGCATCCCCTCTACCACACCGAGCCGGGTGGTTGGGTGGGCAAGTGGTACGCGCGGGTGGAAGG
Coding sequences within it:
- a CDS encoding aryldialkylphosphatase — translated: MPKTPLSGKAQTVLGAVDGDAMGITLPHEHLLIDFKVMFKEPDAAADKGRALAPVSMANLGWIRQNFSSNLDNLRLLDEDVARDEALLFKHAGGQTMVDPTNGGLSRDPEGLARIARATGLHIVMGSGYYVQAAHPSALARRGIEDITREIVGDITVGVGATGVRAGLIGEIGCSWPWTDEEKKVLRAAVAAQRETGAPLMIHPGRNPRAPQQILDVVAKEGGNLKRTIMCHIDRTIADRKHLMDLAQTGCYLEYDLFGLETSYYPYNPDFDMPNDGGRMGQILRLIEDGRARQLLMSHDIAYKHCLTKWGGFGYHHLLLNVLPRLRRKGLDDRAIRGLIVDNPRRAFVFA
- a CDS encoding ABC transporter substrate-binding protein produces the protein MKRWALPAFVLTLVLSLPPSLHAQAKDTLTVALVSHAPTLDPHMHFERVGILVNINMFDSLLHRNTKLEFEPSIATSWKALNDTQWEFKIRKGVRFHNGETLTPEDVKYSFDRVIDQTKKSPQYGNIRAIKEVRVVNADTVHIITDKPFPLLLERLVFFPIVPKKHIEAVGDQAFGSTAPVGTGPWKFVEWKRDQYIKLEAFDQHWRGKPAFKYLVFRAIPEIATQVAEIKTGGVDLMRNVSADLLPEFKTHPQAYISSTPILRVHYLALDMRSAPFDKRPARQAANYAIDKGTVIQKLMAGLGTQTATVVQPLAFGFDPSVKPYPYDAKKAKELLAQAGYPNGVDITLHSAFVEFRPVFEAICQMLTEVGIRTTPKMWDPGPAWNKFFQTEGKATNGYYGSWGNYSVFDADAVLHPLYHTEPGGWVGKWYARVEGLDKLIDEARSSVDQPKRKKVYSQIQTMLREEAPSIFLFTQYDTLAISKKVQYAARGDEWLWLYDAKPAGR
- a CDS encoding tetratricopeptide repeat protein codes for the protein MLALETLPGWRRTEREREDGFRHLERARQATSELGDEARVARLEGVIAWHRGEEAGLRRALRRAEQARDEEACARISLYYAGHLGQVARYEESLTYTDQGVAALGRLGQVHDQAYEMATSGRCYSSRAGHLAKALDYAMRARALGDGLGDARLKAWRTMEAEPYMYKGLWLDVTRVVEEGLPLAWEIREWPVIFWTSAWGAIAHVKLGQHAEARRLLDRAIPACEATSYTYGWNMIFLQVALADLELAVGNVPAALAAARRAVDIAKESHYRMEQGAALRVLGQACEAVDDRAAAEDAFRQSVAVLEATQSRPELGQTLLAYGRFGSRGGAPAGRVLIERALALFEEMDATGWIAEARAAL